A part of Cervus elaphus chromosome 11, mCerEla1.1, whole genome shotgun sequence genomic DNA contains:
- the LOC122703436 gene encoding olfactory receptor 1J4-like isoform X1 has protein sequence MKRENQSSMSKFLLLGLPIRPEEQGMFFALFLGMYLTTVLGNLLIILLIRLDSRLHTPMYFFLSHLALTDISFSSVTVPKMLINMKTQDQSIPYAGCITQMYFFLFFTGLDDFLLTSMAYDRYVAICHPLHYSTIMGQGLCTLLVTVSWILSCANALCHTLLLTRLMKRENQSSMSEFLLLGLPIQPEQQGMFFALFLGMYLTTVLGNLLIILLIRLDPRLHTPMYFFLSHLALTDVSFSSVTVPKMLINMKTQDQSIPYAGCVTQMYFFIFFTGLDDFLLTSMAYDRYVAICHPLHYSTIMGQGLCTLLVTVSWILSCANALCHTLLLTQLSFCADHSIPHFFCDLGALLKLSCSDTSLNELAIFTVGVVVIILPLVCILISYGRIGATILKVPSTKGICKALSTCGSHLSVVSLYYGTIIGLYIFPSSSTSRDKITIASVMYTVVTPLLNPFIYSLRNRDMMGAVERLLHRAKVLSQ, from the exons atgaagagggagAATCAGAGCAGCATGTCCAAGTTCCTCCTCCTGGGACTCCCCATCCGGCCAGAGGAGCAGGGCATGTTCTTTGCCCTGTTCCTGGGCATGTACCTGACCACAGTGCTGGGCAACCTGCTCATCATTCTGCTCATCAGGCTAGACTCtcgcctccacacccccatgtacttcttcctcagccaCTTGGCCCTCACTGACATCTCCTTTTCATCTGTCACCGTCCCTAAAATGCTGATAAATATGAAGACTCAGGATCAATCCATCCCCTATGCAGGATGCATAACACAGAtgtatttcttcctattttttactGGTCTGGATGATTTTCTGCTCACCTCAATGGCCTATGATCGGTACGTGGCCATCTGTCACCCTCTCCACTACAGCACCATCATGGGACAGGGGCTGTGCACCTTACTAGTAACTGTGTCCTGGATTCTCTCCTGTGCCAATGCCCTGTGTCACACCCTCCTCCTGACCCGGCT catgaagagggagAATCAGAGCAGCATGTCCGAGTTCCTCCTCCTGGGACTCCCCATCCAGCCAGAGCAGCAGGGCATGTTCTTTGCCCTGTTCCTGGGTATGTACCTGACCACGGTGCTGGGCAACCTGCTCATCATCCTGCTCATCAGGCTAGACCCtcgcctccacacccccatgtacttcttcctcagccaCTTGGCCCTCACTGATGTCTCCTTTTCATCTGTCACCGTCCCTAAAATGCTGATAAACATGAAGACTCAGGATCAATCCATCCCCTATGCAGGATGCGTAACACAgatgtattttttcatatttttcactggTCTGGATGATTTCCTACTCACCTCGATGGCCTATGATAGGTACGTGGCCATCTGTCACCCTCTCCACTACAGCACCATCATGGGACAGGGGCTGTGCACCTTACTAGTAACTGTATCTTGGATTCTCTCCTGTGCCAATGCCCTGTGTCACACCCTCCTCCTGACCCAGCTGTCCTTTTGTGCTGACCACAGCATCCCCCATTTCTTCTGTGACCTTGGTGCCCTGCTGAAGCTCTCCTGCTCAGACACATCCCTCAATGAGCTGGCCATTTTCACAGTAGGAGTGGTTGTCATCATCCTCCCACTAGTATGCATCCTGATCTCTTATGGACGCATCGGGGCCACCATCCTGAAGGTCCCCTCCACCAAGGGGATCTGCAAAGCATTGTCCACATGTGGCTCTCACCTCTCTGTGGTGTCTCTGTATTATGGAACAATTATTGGGCTGTATATTTTCCCCTCATCCAGCACCTCCAGGGACAAGATCACCATTGCCTCTGTGATGTACACAGTGGTCACTCCACTGCTGAACCCCTTCATTTATAGCCTAAGGAACAGGGACATGATGGGGGCCGTGGAGAGACTCTTGCACAGGGCAAAAGTCTTGTCTCAATGA
- the LOC122703436 gene encoding olfactory receptor 1J4-like isoform X2, giving the protein MKRENQSSMSEFLLLGLPIQPEQQGMFFALFLGMYLTTVLGNLLIILLIRLDPRLHTPMYFFLSHLALTDVSFSSVTVPKMLINMKTQDQSIPYAGCVTQMYFFIFFTGLDDFLLTSMAYDRYVAICHPLHYSTIMGQGLCTLLVTVSWILSCANALCHTLLLTQLSFCADHSIPHFFCDLGALLKLSCSDTSLNELAIFTVGVVVIILPLVCILISYGRIGATILKVPSTKGICKALSTCGSHLSVVSLYYGTIIGLYIFPSSSTSRDKITIASVMYTVVTPLLNPFIYSLRNRDMMGAVERLLHRAKVLSQ; this is encoded by the coding sequence atgaagagggagAATCAGAGCAGCATGTCCGAGTTCCTCCTCCTGGGACTCCCCATCCAGCCAGAGCAGCAGGGCATGTTCTTTGCCCTGTTCCTGGGTATGTACCTGACCACGGTGCTGGGCAACCTGCTCATCATCCTGCTCATCAGGCTAGACCCtcgcctccacacccccatgtacttcttcctcagccaCTTGGCCCTCACTGATGTCTCCTTTTCATCTGTCACCGTCCCTAAAATGCTGATAAACATGAAGACTCAGGATCAATCCATCCCCTATGCAGGATGCGTAACACAgatgtattttttcatatttttcactggTCTGGATGATTTCCTACTCACCTCGATGGCCTATGATAGGTACGTGGCCATCTGTCACCCTCTCCACTACAGCACCATCATGGGACAGGGGCTGTGCACCTTACTAGTAACTGTATCTTGGATTCTCTCCTGTGCCAATGCCCTGTGTCACACCCTCCTCCTGACCCAGCTGTCCTTTTGTGCTGACCACAGCATCCCCCATTTCTTCTGTGACCTTGGTGCCCTGCTGAAGCTCTCCTGCTCAGACACATCCCTCAATGAGCTGGCCATTTTCACAGTAGGAGTGGTTGTCATCATCCTCCCACTAGTATGCATCCTGATCTCTTATGGACGCATCGGGGCCACCATCCTGAAGGTCCCCTCCACCAAGGGGATCTGCAAAGCATTGTCCACATGTGGCTCTCACCTCTCTGTGGTGTCTCTGTATTATGGAACAATTATTGGGCTGTATATTTTCCCCTCATCCAGCACCTCCAGGGACAAGATCACCATTGCCTCTGTGATGTACACAGTGGTCACTCCACTGCTGAACCCCTTCATTTATAGCCTAAGGAACAGGGACATGATGGGGGCCGTGGAGAGACTCTTGCACAGGGCAAAAGTCTTGTCTCAATGA